The Dioscorea cayenensis subsp. rotundata cultivar TDr96_F1 chromosome 18, TDr96_F1_v2_PseudoChromosome.rev07_lg8_w22 25.fasta, whole genome shotgun sequence genome includes the window ACCTCAAACATGCTCTCATGCACACTCCGGTATTATCATTACCTGATTTCGCACTTCCATTTGTCATTCACACTGATGCTTCAGGTACCGGTATTGGCGTGGTCCTCTCTCAACAAGGCCATGTCGTCGCCTACTTCAGCAAACAACTATCCCCACGCATGCGTCAAGCTTCCGCTTATGCCTGAGAAATGCTGCCCATTACCGAATCCATTCGAAAATGGCGCCAATACTTACTTGGGCGACGTTTCGTGGTGCACACTGACCATCAAAGCCTCCGCCAACTCCACGATCAAGTTATTCAGACACCAGAACAACAACGGTGGCTGACCAAGCTACTCGGATATGAGTTTGATATCATCTACAAGCCAGGCAATCAGAATATACCCACCGACGCATTGTCCCGGATACCATATGAATCCCTGCATACCCTCTCCACATCCCAACCCATAACTGCCCTATGGGATGCACTTCACCATTTCTACACTATACATGAACCAACAAAGCAACTTCTTCAACAGATCCAAACCAATCCCGATCAGCACCCAGGCTACTCGTCTCGTAATGGCCTGCTTCTTTTCAAAAATCGAGTTGTAGTACCCGTTGAATCAGCCTTACACCCATTACTATTACATGAATACCACCGTTCTCCGTTGGGTGGTCACGCAGGCGTTCAGCGTACACTTGCACgtctctcctccatcttctatTGGCCAGCAATGAAGACTACTGTGAAGAACTATGTGGCCCGCTGCATGATATGCCAGAGCTCTAAACCCTTCAACAAAGCCCCCCAAGGCCTCCTACAACCCTTGAAAATACCTGGCAAAATATGGGACTGCATTGCTATGGATTTCATCACTCATCTGCCCCCGTCCTCCGGAAAAACGACTATCTTGGTCGTAGTCGATCGCCTCTCCAAATATGCACATTTCACAGCCCTCGGACCGTCCTTTACTGCCCATCAAGTCACAGCCGTCTTCCTTCGCGAGATAATTCGCTTACACGGTGTTCCCACCAACATTCTCTCCGACCGGGATCCTCTATTTATGAGCTCATTTTGGCAAGAGTTATTTAAACTTCAAGGCACCATCCTTTCCATGACTAGTGCATACCACCCGCAGTCCGACGGCCAAACTGAGGTTGTCAACCGCTGCTTGGAAGATTATCTTCGCTGTTATGTCGCTGACCAACCCAAGCAATGGACCCAGCATTTACCACTAGCTGAATGGCATTACAATACCTCGTGGCATTCATCCATCCAGATGTCTCCGTTTGAAGCAGTGTACGGCCGTCCACCACCATCCTTGACTATGTCAAAGGCTCCGCCAAACTGGCCACAGTGGATGAACTCCTTGCCACTCGCACTGACCTCATGCGTCAGCTTCGACGTAACCTGCTTCGGGCCCAAAACCGGATGCGCAACCAAGCGAACACTGGCCGCACCGATGTATCCTTTCTGGTCGGCGACTGGGTATTCCTCAAGCTCCAACCTTTTCGGCAGGTCTCCATTCCTTCCCACCAGAAAACTCACAAACTATCTCGCCGTTTCTATGGTCCATTCCAAATTGCAGCGAAAATAGGTGCCGTAGCTTACCGCCTCCACCTACCACCGGATGCTGAACTACACAACGTTTTCCACGTCTCGAAGCTGAAGCTCTTTGTTGGCGACCCATCCAACCTTTCTGTTCCACTACCAACAGCCTTCATTAATGACCGCCCCCTCATTTCTCCAGTCAAAGTTCTCGGTCAACGATTGATCCTGCGTCAAGGTCAATCCATTCCTCAGGTTCTTATCCAATGGGACACCCATCCCGATCTGGAAGCCACATGGGAGGATGCTGACGCCATTCGTGCAGAGTTTCCAACATTCCACCTCGAGGACAAGGTGGTTTCCCAAGTGGGGGGCAATGATGCGGGTAATGAGGCTGGCTCGGAAATAGAAGCACGTGAACCTACAAGACAAGAGAGAAAATCAAGGAAACCGGGCCATTTTCGGGACTTTATATTGGAATGACTAATGAGTATGTTGACCTAGAAGTTAGTAGTATGTCAGGCCATTAATGGTTGTCGTTTGGGCCTGGGAATCTGTATGTTGCCAGACCACTAGTGTCTGTCTGGGTCACATGTTGATTCTTATATGAGTATCAAgcatgaatgaaaagaaaaagagatcaaTTACCCAATCTtgcccctctctctctctctcccctaTTCTCTACTTCTCCTCCTCTCTCTTCTAATTACTTCTCACACATCCGCCGAACATCCTACCACATTCCATCAGTAATCCTTTGGTAAAagttgttatatataattataattactattatttgtttatttcataaaaaatctccaattatgtgatatatttttaaaaaataaattatttatgttaaaaatattaaggGGATAGGCATTTTACAAAGTAATTATCCACTAGACatgaaaaacctaaaaaaaaatagaaacaactaaaataaaagcaGTGCcctcattaaaaaatatatgagggGTGATCATCTCTTGGAGTGACacaaaatacttttattaaaataggATCACTCACATCTCTTAATTATGTAGTTGTTTGAACTTAAATATCTACGTAAATAAAAGATTAGATTAATTcagtataattttaatttaatagtaattttatatttattgtccTTGGTTAGTTCaattcaatttatttcttcaattacattgtgtttatttttattattttctttttcaatataatttaattcaatttaatttttaaaaatttatttgttgaatattttCCATATAAACAACCATTCCTAACAAATATATTCCTATCCAAGCAAacgatgaaaagaaaattaataaaaattaaaaaaaaaaaaggtctgtTAAAGATAGTataattagatttattattattatttaatttttatttttttgataaagtggGCAAGTTACTATTAGAGGTCCATAATtctgttttaaatatattaagcaTCCTCACTCTATGCACGAGAGACCTCACTTCCCCGGTGCATAGGGGACCCTACTCATCATACATTGAGTGGGAATTGAATCTCCAACTCACTCAATCAGAACAAATACCTTAATTGTTGGGTTAGCCCATAATtgataataagaaataattttatatgattaaaaaaaaggatatatGGTAGTATTAATTACTATATTACCGAACTTCATTTTCACTTTTGCAAGCGCTTGATCAATTCAATTGTCTGATAACGAGCCAGTCGTATGTTTAAAAATGCAACTTGCGCATGAAGTTCCATTATTAAGTAATgcgttatttttataaattaaatttagttaTAGTCGGCAAGATTCACCACCGCCCATGCTTACCATAGAAAATCCAATTAAGAAACTAACcacctactattttttttttttcaagccaAACAAGAAATTTTATTAAGCCCAAAGTAATTAAAATACACAGGCAAACCCAATCCAAACTTATAAAAGTCAGCCAACAACCACCAACTTTgcttaccatatatatatatatataaaagtcttCGTTACTCTCGAAATATATTTAAGGCTTCGTTTACTAATTAAGCACGTCCTAGGCTAAGAAAATTAGTTGGTGGCGAATTTTCAAATTGGACTTTCAATTATTCAAGGGAGGTGTACCACATAATTCGCATGCAGTCATGCCCATGGCCACGTAATGATTTGACAATAATAAAACTTTAGAAAATCTAAAAACCATGGCTAAATGTtccaaataatatattagaTCAAGTAGTACTAACCAGCTGCTATAAATATGGTAGGGAAACGTGATCCCTATTCACAAATATTAATACTCACGTACACATACATAAATAAGAGACCATTTACACAGACAGAGTGAGAGAGGAAGATGGAAGGAGCAGTTAATCATAGATGGTCTCTAAAGGGGATGACTGCTCTAGTGACAGGAGGAACCAAAGGGATAGGGTTTGTTTTCTTgatctccatatatatatatatatatatatatcttatcgTACGTTCATGCATGATGCATGCATGGAGATTATTAATTACAAGAATTTGGATCGATGACATGCATGCTATGCTTACAGGAAGGCAGTGGTGGAGGAGTTGGCTGGCTTTGGAGCAGCAGTGCACACATGCTCACGCAATGAAGAAGAACTGAAGGCGAGCTTGAAACTCTGGGATGACAAAGGCTTCAATGTCACAGGTTCCATATGTGATGTTACTTCACGGGCCCAACGTGAGAAGCTCATCGCTGATGTCTTTACAATCTTCAAAGGAAAGCTTAACATCCTTGTAAGTCTTTcttgattttcatatatatatatatatatacctgtaAATTTATATAAGATGGACTGTGTGAAGATTAATTAATCAATGTGAAAATACTACAGGTAAATAATGTAGGGATAGGATATCCGAAAGCAACAATTGATATCACAGAGGAGGACTTGTCATTCACCTGGTCCACCAACTTTGAGTCTGCTTTCCACCTTTGCCAGCTCTCACACCCACTGTTGAAAACTTCAGGTTGTGCAAGTGTGGTGTTTGTCTCTTCTGTGTCCGGTGTCATTGGCTGTCCCAGCGGCACCCCATATGCTGCAACCAAAGGTAGGTGATCACAAAtgatcattttatatatatatatatatatatatatatatatatctgattcatatatatgtatattgatgGCTTTTCAGTTTTCAGGAGCAATGAATCAGTTAACAAAGAACTTAGCCTGCGAGTGGGCTAAGGACAACATTCGCACAAATTGTGTGGCTCCGTGGTTCATCAAAACAGCTCTAACTGAGCAAGTAAAACATTGATTCtattttctttctaaattttgaaatacttataaatataaagcttcacccatgaatatatatatatatatatataacccatcATCTaaggacgtccctagatttcaaatctaggaaTGTCCATGATAGCCCATCGGATGAAAAATCGACTGACTCTTATCATTATaaacagtagaaaccgcgttctacagtgttgtacagtgatcatgaacagtaaaaaaagatgtacagtgtttatataatcaatcaaccatcggatgatgatccaacggcttagatttaaaaacatcactgacgtccctagatgatgttttcccatatatatatctatattccttaatgaatacttttaatttttgtttctttattaattatagGCGATCAAAGATGAGGCTTTGATGGTGCGGATCATGGGAAGCGAACACCGCTTCAGACGAGTTGCGAGCCGGAGGAGGTGTCATCCCACGATTGCGTTTTTGTGTCTCCGTGGCTTCATACATCACCGGTCGGTCATAGCTGTCGATGGTGGATTGACCATTAATGGTTTCTATAATATGCTTGACTAAGTCAAAATTTTGCATCCCTCTTTTCTAATgaggtttatccattttaataataataataataataataataataataataataaatgtatgCAAATTACATAACTGGTGTCAGATATACGTATGCTTTGTATATTAGCCAGTAACTAGTTGCTATTTCTCATTCTCAATTCATAAATGTAATTTTCCATTGTCTTCATtgatatcatattttattttctgttttcttgtaataaatttgaatccaatgtttgatgaaaattatctttttttttgagttaaatgtggataaatcacaaatttattgaaataaaaacaaaagtacaAGGGTAGAGTCATCTCTCACCAGTGGTGAGTAAGCACGAAGAAACAATAAAGAAGAAACAGAAAGTACAGAGAAATAACAGAAAATACTACGGAGACGGAAGATATCGTCTGACAGGCCTGCTTAGATGGAAATTATCTTgcgataattttttttctttttattattattattattattattattattattattattattattattattataaaaatttaaaaaaaattctccaaaaaaCAAGACTCGGAGGCACATCATATCTTAACAAAACCAAatgttgaaaataatattatggacaaagaaatatttaaagaaCTAAATTTAGTGGTATGCTTTTAGAATGCATATTATTAGTAATTTGTTTGTGGATatggcaacaaaaaaaaaaaactccttttAAACTTGTATGAGATGGGAACTGCCCCCTTGGTCAAGATTCTCAGTTGATGGCTTTTCCTAGATTTTTGTTGATTAATTTGACCTCTTTCTTCCccataaataaaagtttttttatttgtgaatataatttattaattacctTCAAAGAGAGATTTCAACCTCATGACTTTGGCTCATATATAGACAGTATTTTTTAAATCCGGTTTCATTTGACCTAAGGTTTCAAAGCACTGTTGTATGTGGCAATTGCACTACATCACACTTCTTTTTAGCTGACAAGGAGGGGCCCATATACTTATTTTAGATGGCCCGAAGTGTGGGTCCTACACtgacatataattaaaaatataatttaaatataattaaaaatacttaaagtGCTCCCAAGTAGTTGGAgcaacaaatttaaatatttttaattatatttaaattatatttgtttgcaCAATAAAATATTCATCTTCAAATAACAAAGTAAACATTAGAATTCCTATTGTATGTCAGTATATagtattcttttaaaaatttatatgagaaaaattttacatttgttcttttgtatttataaaatataaaacaattatttatttttttattttttttttgaggtaaatgtggataaactaCCGATTTATTGAAAAACTAAATGACAACAGTATAGAAGGAAACAGTACAAAGAGCCCCTCACCAGAAGTGAGAAAAGGCAAATATTACAAAACAGAGGAGCAGCAAAGAACAATACTGAAAATAAACACTGGACCGACGAAAGGCGCCGTCTGGAGCTATAGGTCCGTCTAGGATAGAAAAGAAGGAGGATTACTCCTGTGCAATGTCAGGCGCCGAGTTGTCGCCCTGGTGGGAAACTCTTTCGGTAAGAAAATTGAGtgagcgcttgattttctgtAAAGCATCGGTGTTGGATTGCAGATGACTGTCTGAGTCTGTAGATAACCATGAGAGAAGCATGTTAGCAGATCTAAAGATGACAATTTAAGACGGTAAAGCTTTTAATTGAAATATGCGGGAATTTCGTTctagccaaatgttccacaaaATAGTTCGGGAGATGAGATCCCAGATATGTCTGGAAGAGGAATCAAGAGATTGTAACCAGGATGTCCAAAGGTTTTGTATTGAATGAGGCGTGGTAAAAGGATtaaaaatgtgtgaaaaaaattctcataaatgACTAGAGTAGGGGCACTCAAGAAAAAAGATGATTTAGATTCTCTGAGGCTTGATGACATAGGACACAGGTATCAGTGGAATTTTGAAAGTTGCAACCTCTCTTGAAGATGTTATTTAAAGTGAGAATTTTATCGTCCCCAGCAAGCCAGCAGAAAAGAGTGATTTTGCTAGGACAGTGGGATTTCcagaaaaaacaattatttatttgttgaaattttatattatttttaaaaaatctaataatttataatacattttatatatttatataaaattaaaattggttCGAGCTTCAGAACAGTGCTCTTggatttccaaaaaaaaatttgagtatGATTGTAGTTGAAAATACCAAATAATCCGTTCAAATCTTGATTTCAACTTGCtccttcaaattttaatttctttcccAACAACACGTTCAAATCAcacaatcacacacacacaaggcaAATCCTGACTTTTAAAATCATTGTTAATGAAATTTCAGAATTTGCATTTAGTTTGATCTGATAAACCAGGGATTCAGTGAAGccattatttacatatatataataagccAAGTAGGTGGATAACTTAGACTAGACCTCATAGAATACTTTTGGCTGGAATTCTGGCATTTCAAGATGCCAAAATGAACCATGACTCAGAATCGAGCAGATACTTGAGAGAAGAGTGCCTTGAAATCTTTTGTTGGTGTACCCACGCCGTCAGGCTTGGATCCCAAATCAAATGCCTTGAACTTTGCCTCCTCAAACTGCAACGCCTGGATTGACACAAAAACATAGAGCATCATCAACAATCTTCCAGCTAACATATGATTCACATTCTATTATTATAACACATTCAAAAAATTATCAGAATGCATGACAAAAACATGCCATGTAGTATGTGCTTGATAATTCAAAGGAATTGCATAACCATCATTTCAACTTCATACCTGAATGCAAACTTCAGCAACATCAGCTCTGGGGATTAATTTATTCTCCGTCTGCAGCAGTTCGTCATCTTCGCCCACAATTAATTCCCGCAAGCCCCCATCTTTATCTTGTAACCCTCCAGCCCTGATCCACAGTCAAGTGTCACacaaaactaaatcaaaattGGGTTTCTAACAGaggttgatattttttttttttttaaaaggtggataaaccacttcaaattAAAGGACAGAGGTTGATATTTTGATGAATAGAAGCAAAAGTTCATTTAGTTCCTCTGCTAAAATCATACTTGAATATGAATGTATTAAGAACATGCAAGAATGGGCTTTCAGTGTCCATAACCAAATAGTATACATGCCTGGCCTGTCCCTATGTTGAGAGGGATATCATACAATATATGAATGTAGGACTAACCTCCGGAAACTAATGAATTGTGATTGGTTTCAAATGCAACTGCCTCAGGTATGGTTAGGGAaactttataaatattattcctTTTTCCAAAGTACAACAAAATCATCAACCTTTGTGAAACATATAATTAGACTTCCTGGTAGCTTGCCAGAAACCACgccttaaaagaaaataaatatattcacaGTAGACCCATTATGTGGCCACTTAtctgttttaaaaaaaaggcacaGGACCTGACAAAAAAAACCTGCATGATATTGATATCCAAATAATGAAAAAAGATATATTGATATCATAATGCAAAAGTTTCAGTCATGAAAACCAATGAAGGACTTCGTAATCAACTTTATCCCAATTTCTGGAAAACTAAGACTCCTAGCAAAATCACCTTATTCTGTTGGCTTGCctgggataacaaaattctaacTCTTGAGAACCTATTCAAAAAAGGATGCAACCCTTCTGCCACTGACACTTGCACCCTTTGCCATAATAACACTGAATCAGTGGACCACCTTTTCTTACACTGTACCTACGCTGAGCgaatttggtcattcttcaaatgTTTATTCGATACCGAAATTCTACCCTCCTCAGTATATAACATTTGGACCAATTGGATTCCCTCTATTAATTCTTCCCTCAGAAATATCTGGGACATCTGTTCCCGAGCCATCTTCTGGAATATCCTGCTGAACGCAACAACcagtatttttttaaccaaaaatgtTCACAAAACTTCATTACAATTTATAATACGGCTAATATGATTCTTTCTTTGGATTACTGCAGATTCTGACTCCCACTCTTTGATCGACTCGGAAGGTTCTCGGGAAGATCAGCGTTCCTTAAACTTCCTCGGTTCGGATCCTCCATGCTCGCACGGTGATCGGGCGCCCGATCAGATTCAGGAGTAGTCCGTTTCCTCCTCCTCTGAGCTGGCCTGTGCCTCCTTATGGTTGGCTTCGCCGGCTTCAGATTGCTcctcttttatctttctttttgctttCCTTGTTCTATGTTATTCTCATCACTGGTGAGGATAACGGACTGCTACACTCCCTATGCTTGTTGTACTTTTCTTTTGT containing:
- the LOC120282977 gene encoding tropinone reductase homolog At5g06060-like, which translates into the protein MEGAVNHRWSLKGMTALVTGGTKGIGKAVVEELAGFGAAVHTCSRNEEELKASLKLWDDKGFNVTGSICDVTSRAQREKLIADVFTIFKGKLNILVNNVGIGYPKATIDITEEDLSFTWSTNFESAFHLCQLSHPLLKTSGCASVVFVSSVSGVIGCPSGTPYAATKGAMNQLTKNLACEWAKDNIRTNCVAPWFIKTALTEQAIKDEALMVRIMGSEHRFRRVASRRRCHPTIAFLCLRGFIHHRSVIAVDGGLTINGFYNMLD